Proteins encoded by one window of Zerene cesonia ecotype Mississippi chromosome 8, Zerene_cesonia_1.1, whole genome shotgun sequence:
- the LOC119828800 gene encoding all trans-polyprenyl-diphosphate synthase PDSS2-like, whose protein sequence is NLSNFKNRLGPRDELDWRDVTMEAEQIVGYPTSFLNLRWLLNDEIANTAIHLRKLVGTNHPLLKSAKNLLIGSKSNLQSVGLVILLVSKAAGFDSSKYTGDYHDSGVLHSQRALAEIVEMKRTGHLIHKTMANLQDKEKCGEKYKDLLYGNKIVLLTGDYLLAKCLQHLGGLRNNDVTELISTGLRDLVEGDFIGDHDDDHKPLPSKPKATNEVIRNYLWECEDNLAKLGSNTFLGQGKDEWLLRTMLTSGSLLGKGCQGAMKLAFKGEQFERDAYKLGGHLAIMWQLYLDIKDFFTHPYSYSLVGAPVIIAMWEYPSLYGHIWSASVEKRPIEYKQLYYAVRGTRSMDYITTFLDEELAAVLKYSDKFPVEDAKLALQKMALTIHGETLQYMEK, encoded by the exons aacctttccaattttaaaaatcgatta GGTCCGCGCGATGAGTTGGACTGGCGTGACGTCACGATGGAAGCCGAGCAAATTGTAGGCTACCCCACATCGTTTCTGAATCTGCGCTGGCTGCTAAATGACGAGATTGCTAACACTGCTATACATTTGAGGAAATTG GTCGGCACCAACCACCCCTTACTCAAATCTGCCAAAAATCTGTTGATCGGATCCAAAAGCAACCTCCAATCTGTTGGCCTGGTCATTCTGCTGGTCTCTAAAGCCGCTGGCTTCGACAGTAGCAAGTACACTGGCGATTATCATGACTCAGGAGTCCTACACTCACAACGAGCCCTCGCTGAGATAGTAGAGATGAAGAGAACGGGCCACttgatacataaaacaatgGCTAATCTTCAGGATAAAGAAAAATGCGGTGAGAAGTATAAGGACTTGCTGTATGGAAACAAGATTGTGTTACTCACTG GCGATTACCTCTTAGCCAAGTGTCTACAGCATCTGGGTGGATTGAGGAACAATGACGTCACGGAGCTCATCTCGACTGGTTTAAGGGATCTAGTGGAAGGCGACTTTATTGGAGACCATGATGACGATCATAAGCCCTTACCGAGTAAGCCTAAAG CCACCAATGAAGTAATCAGAAACTACCTTTGGGAGTGCGAGGACAACTTAGCCAAACTGGGATCCAACACCTTTCTGGGTCAAGGCAAAGACGAATGGCTCTTACGAACTATGCTCACATCTGGCAGCTTACTTGGCAAGGGTTGCCAGGGCGCTATGAAACTCGCGTTCAAGGGAGAGCAGTTCGAACGGGACGCGTACAAGCTGGGTGGACATTTAGCCATCATGTGGCAACTCTACCTCGACATAAAGGACTTCTTTACTCACCCATATTCATACTCCTTGGTGGGCGCGCCAGTGATTATAGCTATGTGGGAGTATCCGTCTCTATATGGTCACATATGGTCAGCATCAGTTGAGAAACGACCCATAGAGTACAAGCAGTTGTATTACGCGGTAAGAGGCACCAGATCTATGGATTATATAACGACGTTTCTAGACGAGGAGCTAGCTGCAGTCCTGAAGTATAGCGACAAATTTCCAGTGGAAGATGCGAAGTTAGCGCTCCAAAAAATGGCGTTGACCATACATGGAGAAACGTTGCAATATATGgagaaataa
- the LOC119828798 gene encoding all trans-polyprenyl-diphosphate synthase PDSS2-like, giving the protein MPYAVMRHLRRTLLLSQQIRVESTMTNLTQEEYVFRPPIAQWSKVIKDAEKIVGYPTSFMNLRWLLSDEFANLAMHLRKIVGSNHPIMKTAKTVLYNEHNNLQPWGLIILLLSKAVAPPSSLHASNVAEQQRMLAELTEMIRTGNYIHRGLLNIPPEKRDVAMDSLYANKIAILIGDYLLVTANGMLASLKNQDLSYLISTALRDISEGEFFGPRDEQNMPLPSKPKDNVVDNFRISCETVPLDVNDVLGSPVREWTLRTLYNGGTLFGRGCQGAMYLADRSVEEQKKAFLFGCHLCLAWQAASELHKFTNTKEPYSLVSAPALFGLQRLPHLYETVNVKNVSVVDYESLKEELLETDAVERTKLLYSENADKARCYADLFGDNEAVRTIKRMIKNI; this is encoded by the exons ATGCCGTACGCAGTAATGAGGCATTTACGGCGTACACTATTATTAAGTCAACAAATACGAGTCGAAAGCACCATGACCAACCTAACGCAAGAAGAATATGTTTTTCGACCTCCCATCGCGCAGTGGAGCAAGGTTATTAAGGACGCTGAAAAAATTGTCGGATATCCAACATCTTTTATGAATTTGAGGTGGCTTTTGAGTGATGAATTCGCCAATTTAGCTATGCACCTACGTAAGATT GTAGGGAGTAATCACCCCATAATGAAAACTGCCAAAACCGTCCTGTACAACGAACACAATAATCTCCAACCGTGGGGCCTTATCATTCTCCTATTGTCCAAGGCTGTTGCTCCACCATCATCATTACACGCGAGTAATGTCGCAGAACAACAGAGAATGCTGGCAGAACTAACAGAAATGATACGCACAGGCAATTACATACACAGAGGCTTATTAAACATACCTCCTGAGAAGCGAGATGTCGCTATGGACTCTCTATACGCAAATAAAATTGCCATTCTCATAGGTGACTATCTACTAGTCACTGCGAATGGAATGCTTGCGAGTCTAAAAAATCAAGATTTATCGTATTTAATATCGACAGCGCTGCGCGACATAAGCGAAGGGGAGTTCTTTGGGCCCAGAGATGAGCAAAACATGCCGTTGCCCAGTAAGCCAAAGGATAATGTAGTAGATAATTTCAGGATTAGTTGTGAAACAGTGCCATTAGATGTTAACGACGTGCTAGGGTCCCCAGTTAGAGAATGGACGCTACGGACGTTGTATAACGGTGGTACCTTGTTCGGCAGAGGCTGCCAAGGTGCTATGTATCTCGCTGACAGAAGTGTGGAGGAGCAAAAAAAGGCTTTCCTCTTCGGCTGTCACTTATGCTTAGCGTGGCAGGCTGCTAGCGAACTACACAAGTTCACAAACACCAAAGAACCATATTCTCTAGTTAGTGCACCAGCTCTATTTGGTTTACAGCGATTGCCTCATCTTTATGAGACAGTTAATGTTAAAAACGTCTCAGTTGTTGATTATGAGAGTTTAAAAGAGGAGTTACTCGAAACAGATGCAGTGGAAAGGACAAAGTTATTGTATAGCGAGAATGCAGACAAAGCAAGGTGCTATGCTGATTTGTTTGGTGACAATGAAGCTGTGAGGACTATAAAGAGAATGATTAAGAATATATAG